One region of Wyeomyia smithii strain HCP4-BCI-WySm-NY-G18 chromosome 3, ASM2978416v1, whole genome shotgun sequence genomic DNA includes:
- the LOC129727840 gene encoding protein unc-50 homolog has translation MKYSTSPVPTRSNNLLSGMSSSRTASPLPPPVNQRTDCMSATNKSYKYLRRFVKFDQMDFEYALWQMLYLCIAPQKVYRTCNYRKHTKSQFARDDPAFLVLLVGCLCVTSLGFAWVLSLDIGQCILFLLYVVFVDCIFCGMVVATILWIITNRYLREKTDPDVEWGYAFDVHLNAFFPPLILLHFIQLFFYHALISQNWFISAFIGNTIWLAALSYYIYITFLGYSVIPGLKNTRIILVTLPLVFLFYVVTLIIRWNLSISLMYFYHYRVL, from the exons ATGAAATATTCTACTTCACCCGTGCCGACACGAAGTAATAACTTGCTTTCAGGAATGTCATCATCAAGAACCGCATCACCGTTACCTCCGCCGGTAAATCAAAGAACTGATTGCATGAGTGCcactaacaaaagttataaataccTGCGACGATTCGTGAAGTTTGATCAAATGGATTTCGAGTACGCGCTTTGGCAGATGCTTTATTTGTGCATTGCTCCCCAAAAAGTCTATCGGACTTGCAATTACAGAAAGC ACACTAAATCACAGTTTGCTCGCGATGATCCAGcctttctagttttgttagttGGATGTCTTTGTG tcACGTCACTCGGATTTGCATGGGTTCTATCGTTGGACATCGGTCAATGCATACTATTTCTTTTGTATGTTGTTTTCGTAGACTGCATTTTCTGTGGAATGGTAGTTGCTACTATACTGTGGATAATTACAAATCGTTATTTGAGGGAGAAAACTGACCCAGATGTAGAATGGGGCTACGCGTTTGACGTACATTTGAATGCTTTTTTCCCTCCACTGATTTTATTGCAttttattcagttatttttctATCATGCATTAATCAGCCAGAACTGGTTCATTTCTGCGTTTATTGGTAATACAATATGGTTAGCAGCTCTAAGTTATTACATTTATATTACGTTCCTTGGTTATAGTGTTATACCAGGTCTGAAAAACACGCGAATTATTCTAGTTACTTTACCGCTAGTTTTTCTATTTTATGTAGTAACCCTTATAATCAGGTGGAATTTAAGTATATCTTTAATGTACTTTTATCACTATCGAGTGCTGTAA